Proteins co-encoded in one Streptomyces roseochromogenus subsp. oscitans DS 12.976 genomic window:
- a CDS encoding TylF/MycF/NovP-related O-methyltransferase, with translation MIDLPDPAAAFQHEQDFLLSCGPSRIGKILALYDIYQRIRPVPGAIVECGVFRGGSFTMWAMLRHLLESEHTRPLIGFDTFGEFPRTHAESDQRIVDHIQQVAGLDCIGVEQLLETLGRRDRGLEANTTLVPGDVCETVPQYVANHPELAISLLVIDTDLYEPAVTCLNELVPLVSPGGIVIVDNYGVFPGETRAFREYLAAHPGTRLEQPAHTGHLMHFCPSVAAALPN, from the coding sequence ATGATCGATCTTCCCGATCCGGCCGCAGCATTCCAGCACGAACAGGACTTCCTCCTGTCCTGCGGCCCCAGCCGCATCGGCAAGATCCTCGCGCTCTACGACATCTACCAGCGGATTCGCCCAGTCCCCGGTGCGATCGTCGAGTGCGGCGTCTTCCGCGGGGGATCCTTCACCATGTGGGCGATGCTGCGACACCTGCTGGAGTCCGAGCACACCCGGCCCCTCATCGGCTTCGACACATTCGGGGAATTCCCCCGTACCCACGCCGAATCCGACCAACGCATCGTCGACCACATCCAGCAGGTCGCCGGCCTCGACTGCATCGGAGTAGAGCAGCTCCTTGAGACCCTGGGCCGACGGGACCGCGGGCTCGAAGCGAACACGACGCTGGTCCCGGGCGACGTCTGCGAAACGGTCCCCCAGTACGTCGCCAACCATCCCGAGCTCGCCATCTCGCTGCTCGTGATCGACACCGACCTCTACGAGCCAGCCGTCACCTGCCTCAACGAACTCGTTCCCCTGGTGTCCCCGGGCGGCATTGTGATCGTCGACAACTACGGGGTCTTTCCCGGCGAGACCCGGGCGTTCCGCGAGTACCTGGCAGCCCACCCGGGCACCCGGCTGGAGCAGCCCGCCCACACCGGGCACCTCATGCACTTCTGCCCGTCCGTAGCAGCCGCTCTGCCGAACTAG
- a CDS encoding HAD hydrolase-like protein yields the protein MRSQPQLQRQSPGRTLLLDACGVLLGEPMEPLFRAVAASSGLRPAAVAELFRQRFRDDLWAGRMDETSFWSSLATACGLERAPAVWRSVVDQSMRAMPVVHRLPSWGRQARLVLISNHRHEWLVPRLEALALTSHFSEVSISSITGAVKPDQAAYDRVLGSTDRAQTLYVDDKLANVAAARSLGVTSLLADADGRWTNEVDAWLEC from the coding sequence ATGAGGAGTCAACCGCAGCTGCAACGCCAATCGCCGGGACGGACGCTGCTGCTGGACGCCTGCGGAGTCCTGTTGGGTGAACCCATGGAGCCGTTGTTCCGTGCCGTCGCCGCTTCCAGCGGGCTGCGCCCTGCTGCGGTCGCCGAGCTGTTCAGGCAGCGGTTCCGCGACGATCTGTGGGCCGGACGCATGGATGAGACGTCTTTCTGGAGCTCCCTGGCCACGGCCTGCGGGCTGGAGCGCGCTCCAGCGGTGTGGCGTTCGGTCGTCGACCAGTCCATGCGGGCTATGCCTGTGGTTCACCGGCTCCCCTCCTGGGGTCGGCAGGCCCGGCTGGTCCTGATCTCGAACCATCGGCACGAGTGGCTAGTACCGCGACTGGAGGCTCTCGCCCTGACCAGCCATTTCTCGGAAGTGTCGATCTCCAGCATCACGGGAGCGGTCAAGCCTGATCAGGCGGCGTACGACCGAGTGCTCGGCAGCACTGACCGGGCCCAGACCCTCTACGTGGACGACAAGCTGGCGAACGTCGCTGCCGCCAGGTCGCTTGGTGTCACGAGCCTGCTGGCCGATGCCGACGGCCGATGGACGAATGAGGTGGACGCGTGGCTGGAATGCTGA
- a CDS encoding LLM class flavin-dependent oxidoreductase translates to MITIGLALPHYDGLFPTPGVTGAHRTRKALAYAQRAEQAGLHQVWVSDHLWLDVAPQDRRRSPDCWTLLAAIAATTRRIRIGSLVTPAPLRAPELLVHQIATVADLAGERVDIGLGAGWNADEFAAAGRRFPAVADRLASVERTAALIRAELGPMAPQVWVGGKRSGILGVAARIADGWNLAWNPTPADYRRCLGRLNTAQPSARRSTVPILRSVGLTTVIGTDEADLHQRWTRLRRWVPGGHLDGLSFDAWRSRGLIGTPDEVHNRLTAWKSLGVDHVVCALGMPFGLFDDEQVDLLTAAARRAGAATTAKPITQEGTT, encoded by the coding sequence GTGATCACGATCGGCCTGGCACTGCCGCACTACGACGGTCTCTTCCCCACTCCAGGAGTCACCGGAGCACACCGGACACGCAAGGCACTGGCCTACGCACAAAGAGCCGAGCAGGCAGGGCTGCACCAGGTCTGGGTATCGGACCATCTCTGGCTCGATGTCGCCCCTCAGGACCGTCGCCGCTCCCCGGACTGCTGGACTCTCTTGGCCGCGATCGCAGCGACCACCCGCCGCATCCGGATCGGATCCTTGGTCACCCCCGCACCGCTGCGCGCCCCCGAACTGCTGGTCCATCAGATCGCCACAGTCGCCGATCTCGCCGGAGAACGCGTCGACATCGGCCTCGGGGCTGGCTGGAACGCCGACGAATTCGCAGCGGCAGGCCGCCGGTTCCCCGCGGTTGCCGACCGGCTCGCCAGCGTGGAAAGAACCGCCGCCCTGATCCGCGCAGAGTTGGGTCCTATGGCACCGCAGGTCTGGGTAGGAGGCAAACGCAGCGGGATTCTGGGCGTCGCCGCACGTATCGCCGATGGCTGGAACCTGGCCTGGAACCCCACTCCTGCCGACTACCGACGATGTCTCGGCCGGCTGAACACAGCACAGCCATCGGCACGGAGAAGCACCGTGCCGATCCTCCGCTCCGTCGGGCTCACCACCGTCATCGGAACCGACGAAGCTGATCTCCACCAACGATGGACCAGGCTGCGCCGCTGGGTGCCCGGCGGCCACCTCGACGGGCTCAGCTTCGACGCATGGCGCAGCCGGGGGCTGATCGGCACCCCAGACGAGGTGCACAACCGGCTCACCGCATGGAAGAGCCTCGGGGTCGACCACGTCGTGTGCGCCCTCGGCATGCCCTTCGGTCTGTTCGACGACGAGCAGGTCGATCTGCTCACAGCCGCAGCGCGCCGGGCTGGAGCCGCTACCACCGCCAAGCCAATCACTCAGGAGGGAACAACATGA
- a CDS encoding NUDIX domain-containing protein produces the protein MSENEHEAKMARPRMAAGALFFDDADRILLVEPSYKDYRDIPGGYVEHGESPLQACVREVHEELGIKPAISHLLVVDWAPNPGEGDKVLYLFDGGHLTADECQHIALQANELRGYAFHDAGELPELTIPRLVRRITAGIEARANGVTAYLEHGNTPETEG, from the coding sequence GTGAGCGAGAACGAGCACGAAGCGAAGATGGCCCGCCCGCGCATGGCAGCCGGCGCCCTCTTCTTCGACGACGCCGACCGGATCCTGCTCGTCGAACCCTCGTACAAGGACTACCGCGACATCCCTGGCGGATACGTCGAGCACGGGGAGTCACCCCTGCAAGCCTGCGTGCGCGAAGTCCACGAGGAGCTGGGCATCAAGCCCGCCATCAGCCACTTGCTCGTGGTGGACTGGGCGCCGAATCCGGGGGAGGGGGACAAGGTCCTCTACCTATTCGACGGCGGTCACCTCACCGCGGACGAATGCCAGCACATCGCACTACAGGCCAACGAGCTCCGCGGCTACGCCTTCCATGACGCTGGAGAGCTGCCGGAACTCACCATCCCCCGCCTCGTACGCCGTATCACTGCCGGTATCGAGGCTCGCGCCAACGGCGTGACTGCCTACCTGGAACACGGGAACACGCCAGAAACAGAGGGCTGA
- a CDS encoding phosphotransferase, which produces MPFGISVRERPLSSRTAHTVRIVRTGSSGALVRIVQRPDGSLVAVKTARNPRVSAAQQARARDTIAPYFGARLPEVLFAGHHHGSDTLITRCPSVTTLADAALGPRPTSQAAAAWTEVTEALCRVWLQSARPGFEPALATRKHSLRLERARHGLHHAGHRLRLPIDGGHHIIVNGTDHGPLDRILHRLAALRPPTIRVACHGDPQPRNILLDHANQWHLVDWEWSGHHQDWRMMTSHLVGWWYVESLLAGTHGRLTPARSALDLSYTTPCPASVSRWTAPAVSAFRRMSRPGELEQDLGALAAHTAMLLLREIPQVIVDGRHQLFAPLLGEAARILGSSHSDRPHPLLEPFTDPRQTDGSSV; this is translated from the coding sequence ATGCCTTTTGGTATATCGGTGCGGGAGCGGCCCTTAAGCTCCCGCACCGCCCACACCGTCCGCATCGTCCGCACCGGCTCCTCGGGAGCCCTCGTCCGCATCGTCCAACGACCTGACGGCTCGCTCGTGGCCGTCAAGACCGCAAGAAACCCGCGAGTGTCCGCCGCCCAGCAGGCCCGCGCCCGGGACACCATCGCCCCCTACTTCGGCGCCAGGCTTCCTGAGGTTCTCTTCGCCGGCCACCACCACGGCAGCGACACCCTGATCACTCGCTGTCCCTCGGTAACCACCCTGGCGGACGCCGCCCTCGGCCCCCGGCCCACCAGCCAGGCAGCCGCCGCATGGACCGAGGTCACTGAGGCACTCTGCCGGGTGTGGCTCCAGTCCGCACGGCCCGGCTTCGAACCCGCCCTGGCCACCAGAAAACACTCACTACGACTGGAACGTGCCCGCCACGGCTTACATCACGCCGGGCACCGCCTGCGACTTCCAATCGACGGCGGGCACCACATCATCGTCAACGGCACGGACCACGGCCCCCTGGACCGGATACTGCATCGACTGGCAGCCCTCCGACCACCCACGATTCGCGTTGCCTGCCACGGAGACCCGCAACCTCGCAACATCCTGCTCGACCACGCGAACCAGTGGCACCTGGTGGACTGGGAGTGGTCCGGCCACCACCAGGACTGGCGCATGATGACCAGCCACCTCGTCGGCTGGTGGTACGTCGAGAGCCTCCTGGCCGGTACGCACGGCCGCCTCACACCTGCACGCTCCGCACTCGACCTCAGTTACACCACCCCGTGCCCGGCCAGTGTCTCAAGGTGGACCGCTCCGGCGGTCAGTGCCTTCCGGCGGATGAGCCGGCCCGGCGAACTCGAACAGGACCTCGGCGCGCTCGCTGCTCACACCGCGATGCTCCTGCTCCGGGAAATACCCCAGGTCATCGTGGACGGAAGACACCAGCTATTCGCTCCGCTGCTTGGCGAGGCGGCCCGGATCCTCGGCTCCTCCCACTCCGACCGTCCGCACCCGCTGCTGGAGCCCTTCACCGATCCGCGGCAGACCGACGGGAGCTCAGTGTGA
- the trpS gene encoding tryptophan--tRNA ligase gives MTDQRMLTGDRPTGKLHLGHYVGSIANRVQLQHKYETFLIIADLHMLTTKNTREDIAKVSTNARDMVLDSLAAGIDPARATFYLQSAIPEVSELNTLFQNLVTVPRLERVPSLKDMARDSGKEEMPYGLLGYPVLQAADILCVKAHVVPVGKDNHAHVEVTREIARRFNHLYGETFPVPELVESDVPTLVGTDGQGKMSKSIGNVIYLSDSAEDVRKRVAGMYTDPNRVRADIPGTVEGNPVFVYHDVFNDNAAEVADLKERYRAGKVGDVEVKDKLAAAINRFLDPMRARRARYEEQSGLVDEIIVEGTERTRREVQQVVFEARKAMGLTAAYNQLRRKAERARKSRENTAP, from the coding sequence ATGACTGACCAGCGCATGCTCACTGGAGACCGACCCACCGGAAAGCTGCACCTCGGCCACTACGTGGGCAGCATCGCCAATCGGGTGCAGCTCCAGCACAAGTACGAGACGTTCCTGATCATCGCCGACCTGCATATGCTCACCACCAAGAACACCCGGGAGGACATCGCCAAGGTCTCCACCAACGCCCGGGACATGGTCCTGGACTCCCTCGCGGCTGGCATCGACCCGGCCCGGGCGACCTTCTACCTGCAATCGGCGATCCCCGAGGTCAGCGAGCTCAACACCCTGTTCCAGAACCTGGTGACCGTACCGCGCCTGGAACGTGTGCCCAGCCTGAAGGACATGGCTCGGGACTCGGGCAAGGAGGAGATGCCGTACGGCCTGCTTGGCTACCCCGTGCTCCAGGCGGCCGACATCCTCTGCGTCAAGGCGCACGTCGTACCCGTCGGCAAGGACAACCACGCCCACGTGGAGGTCACCCGGGAGATCGCCCGCCGGTTCAACCACCTCTATGGGGAGACCTTCCCCGTCCCCGAGCTCGTCGAGAGCGACGTGCCCACGCTGGTGGGCACCGACGGCCAGGGGAAGATGAGCAAGTCCATCGGCAACGTCATCTACCTCTCCGACAGCGCCGAGGACGTCCGCAAGCGGGTAGCTGGTATGTACACCGACCCCAACCGGGTCCGCGCGGACATTCCCGGCACTGTGGAAGGCAATCCCGTCTTCGTCTATCACGACGTCTTCAACGACAACGCGGCGGAGGTCGCCGACCTCAAGGAACGCTACCGAGCGGGCAAGGTCGGCGACGTAGAGGTCAAGGACAAGCTGGCCGCCGCCATCAACCGCTTCCTCGACCCGATGCGGGCGCGCCGAGCACGCTACGAGGAACAGAGCGGCCTCGTCGACGAAATCATCGTCGAAGGCACCGAACGCACCCGCCGCGAAGTGCAGCAGGTCGTCTTTGAAGCCCGCAAGGCGATGGGCCTGACCGCCGCTTACAACCAGCTGCGCCGCAAGGCCGAGCGAGCCCGCAAGAGCAGGGAAAACACAGCCCCCTGA
- a CDS encoding helix-turn-helix domain-containing protein, producing the protein MTEHLTIGERVAWYRRRRGLSQEVLAGLVGRTTDWLSKAENNRIELDRLSVITSLAEALDVSLGDLLAEPTLMEWSNDSGRRTVPALREALMDYKQLTPLLGSPPDDEPPALNDLRANVKEVLDAYQASRYGFATRRLPLVLADALVASRAYSGREGEEAHAQLALAYHGAALVLGKVGESELAWIAADRGLAAAQRCGQSTVTGSLFRAVTHCLMATGRFTAAIQLVNDAAAVMQPGLGTANDEYLSVYGTLFLAGAMAAARAEDRTTTQTFLREADEAARRLGADANHLWTAFGPTNVAIHCVATAGELGDIQIAADLGQRIDTSGLPVERRVRHSLEVARALSAWNRTDEALATLLDAERDAPEQVRHHYLSRELTIGWIRGTRGRPSQSVADLARRLGVVGG; encoded by the coding sequence ATGACAGAGCATCTGACCATCGGTGAACGCGTCGCCTGGTACCGCCGCCGACGTGGCCTCTCCCAGGAGGTCCTAGCCGGGCTTGTAGGGCGCACCACAGACTGGCTGAGCAAAGCGGAGAACAACCGGATCGAACTCGACCGCCTCTCGGTGATCACCTCACTCGCCGAGGCCCTCGACGTCTCCCTGGGAGACCTGCTCGCCGAGCCGACCCTCATGGAGTGGTCGAACGACAGCGGCCGACGCACGGTCCCAGCCCTGCGCGAAGCCCTCATGGACTACAAGCAGCTCACACCCCTGCTGGGATCCCCACCCGATGACGAACCACCCGCCCTGAATGACCTTCGGGCCAATGTGAAGGAGGTACTCGACGCCTACCAGGCGTCCCGCTACGGCTTCGCCACGCGACGTCTTCCCCTCGTCCTGGCCGATGCTCTTGTCGCATCCCGCGCGTACTCAGGGCGCGAAGGTGAGGAGGCGCATGCCCAGCTCGCCTTGGCCTACCACGGTGCGGCACTCGTGCTGGGCAAGGTCGGGGAGTCGGAACTGGCATGGATCGCCGCCGACCGTGGCCTGGCTGCCGCGCAGCGATGCGGCCAGAGCACGGTGACGGGCTCGCTCTTCCGGGCGGTCACGCACTGCCTGATGGCCACCGGCCGCTTCACCGCAGCGATCCAGCTGGTGAACGACGCGGCGGCAGTCATGCAGCCCGGCCTGGGCACCGCGAACGACGAGTACCTCTCGGTCTACGGCACGCTCTTCCTCGCTGGCGCCATGGCGGCCGCCCGAGCGGAGGACCGGACGACTACGCAGACCTTCCTCCGGGAAGCCGACGAAGCCGCGCGGCGGCTTGGCGCCGACGCCAACCACCTGTGGACTGCCTTCGGCCCGACCAACGTGGCCATCCACTGCGTCGCCACCGCCGGCGAACTCGGGGACATCCAGATCGCGGCAGACCTCGGGCAACGCATCGACACCAGCGGCCTGCCCGTGGAACGGCGCGTGAGGCATAGCCTGGAGGTCGCCCGAGCGCTCAGCGCCTGGAACCGGACCGATGAAGCCCTGGCCACACTGTTGGACGCCGAACGGGACGCCCCCGAACAGGTGCGCCACCACTACCTGAGCCGGGAACTGACCATCGGCTGGATCCGCGGCACCCGAGGCCGGCCGTCCCAGTCTGTGGCGGACTTGGCCCGCAGGCTCGGCGTCGTCGGCGGTTAG
- a CDS encoding aminotransferase class I/II-fold pyridoxal phosphate-dependent enzyme, with protein MADGGAQLLLFDASVDSTSIVDCFRTAVCHYAGASIPGQLIEYGPDLRRWQNQALSGLRLDKMRRLYGWDSSTPASALTDLEAMISFFLYTPQGMEGGGAALVDAMQAPHSALLPQAARAVDAKLPELLYRRLFPSLRRGGERGSVREPSSVVFADDDEATVQRKFLRSRTGGRASVEEQRALGGDATRCSAFAMIELLCPPETAQRALDGCLSGRSCGDCKAEHMAGVVSGLRAATRTPLRAGTSSQVGLTVSRAAGGLHRPPPRDATDLEAAIAERSGVHPDQVVVGHGSTEVMDWLFRIQAGSGGKVVATEPTFDLYQELAERHHLRYAAAAWDPRTFNHDAAALVRLADRDTALCIIDVPHSVSGAVGQVTELLDRLFEALPDDAVVLLDLVYADFMNIPIEPASRLLSRYPRTVLFGSMSKAHCLLGARVGYALAATPLADRLRSHRLPYAMDSLALTAAHSALMDDESRQRTVQASHEARARITATLQGLGIAYVQTEANFLLMDLGTRFAPVARRLRAGGTSFRDGRRWCMPGWMQIHLIDVPFIEPFIEALRQDTTGENGTSSHRPWLLHKEIEGPSVP; from the coding sequence ATGGCCGACGGCGGTGCACAACTTCTGCTGTTCGACGCCTCGGTCGATTCCACATCCATCGTCGATTGCTTCCGCACCGCGGTCTGTCACTACGCAGGAGCCTCTATACCCGGCCAGCTCATCGAATACGGCCCCGACCTGCGGCGGTGGCAGAACCAGGCGCTGTCCGGGCTGAGGCTGGACAAGATGCGCCGCCTCTACGGCTGGGACAGCAGTACGCCAGCGAGTGCACTGACCGACCTGGAAGCCATGATCAGCTTCTTCCTCTACACCCCGCAAGGCATGGAGGGGGGAGGCGCCGCCCTGGTCGACGCCATGCAAGCACCGCACTCGGCCCTGCTTCCCCAAGCCGCACGGGCTGTCGATGCCAAGCTTCCGGAGCTGCTCTACCGCCGGCTCTTCCCAAGCCTTCGGCGGGGAGGCGAGCGGGGCAGTGTCCGCGAGCCGTCCTCGGTGGTCTTCGCGGACGACGACGAGGCGACGGTCCAGCGTAAGTTTCTGCGCTCACGGACCGGTGGCCGGGCGAGCGTCGAGGAGCAGCGTGCCCTCGGTGGGGACGCGACGCGATGCTCGGCGTTCGCGATGATCGAGCTGCTGTGCCCACCGGAGACCGCCCAACGGGCGCTGGACGGCTGCCTGTCGGGGCGGAGCTGCGGGGACTGCAAGGCGGAGCATATGGCCGGAGTGGTCTCCGGGCTCCGCGCCGCTACCAGGACGCCCCTACGCGCGGGCACCTCCTCTCAAGTGGGACTCACCGTCAGCCGGGCCGCAGGCGGACTGCACCGCCCGCCGCCCCGCGACGCCACGGACCTGGAGGCTGCCATCGCGGAACGGTCTGGAGTACACCCCGACCAGGTTGTGGTGGGCCACGGCTCCACGGAGGTCATGGACTGGCTTTTCCGTATCCAAGCCGGCTCCGGTGGAAAGGTGGTCGCAACAGAGCCGACTTTCGATCTGTACCAAGAGCTCGCTGAGCGCCACCACCTGCGGTATGCGGCTGCTGCGTGGGACCCGCGCACCTTCAATCATGACGCTGCGGCCTTGGTCCGCCTGGCCGACCGGGACACGGCCCTGTGCATCATCGACGTCCCGCACTCCGTCTCCGGAGCCGTCGGCCAGGTCACCGAGCTGCTCGACCGCCTCTTCGAGGCTCTGCCTGATGACGCGGTCGTACTGCTCGACCTCGTCTACGCCGACTTCATGAACATACCAATCGAACCGGCCTCGCGACTGCTCAGCCGGTATCCCCGCACCGTGCTGTTCGGGTCGATGTCCAAGGCTCACTGCCTGCTCGGCGCCCGAGTCGGGTACGCACTCGCAGCTACCCCCTTGGCCGATCGGCTGCGCTCCCACCGGCTGCCGTACGCGATGGACTCGCTGGCGCTCACCGCGGCTCACAGCGCGCTGATGGACGACGAGTCGCGTCAGCGGACCGTACAGGCCAGCCATGAAGCCCGGGCACGGATCACGGCCACCCTCCAGGGCCTCGGCATCGCGTACGTGCAGACCGAGGCGAACTTCCTCCTGATGGATCTCGGCACCCGCTTCGCACCGGTCGCTCGCCGCCTGCGGGCCGGTGGGACGTCGTTCCGAGATGGCCGGCGCTGGTGTATGCCCGGCTGGATGCAGATCCATCTGATCGATGTGCCGTTCATCGAACCCTTTATCGAGGCGCTTCGGCAGGACACGACCGGCGAGAATGGGACCTCATCTCACCGTCCGTGGTTACTCCACAAGGAAATTGAAGGGCCATCAGTTCCATGA